The DNA region TAAGGGTGTTGAAGTGAGGAAAAGAGTCAAGAACGCAAACCTGCGGCTTGTGCTTCAACTTCATAAACTGATTTCGCAAGGTCTTGAATTTCACTTCCAGCTTTCCTACACATTTCAATTGGAATAATCAGATAATGTAAAGGAATAGCCACAGAATTAATTTAGGGTATTTAAATCACTTCTACATGAGCTCAGTATGGCCATAGTTCAAATCCTTTTCAGCAAGCGCTGCCCTTTCGAGCAACTTTTTGCTCTCCTTCTTCATTAGATCAACAGAAAGGTTCAACTCCTTCACATTCTTCTCAGCTCTAACAAACTGTGCCTGCATATATATTTGTAGAGGGAGAGAAGGGGTGGGTGGGGTGTTGGGGAATGTATCAAAAGAACGGAAGAGTATGATCTTTAATATATTGAAATACCTGAAACCTACAATCTTAGAATTTCGGTACTAAAACAAGTGACAATCACAGACTAAGCGGTACAGAtacagtttttttaaaaaaatatatattattcataatTGAAAAGAAGCATctcaggaaaaaagaaaaaaagaaagataccTCCTCACTTTGTAGTCGACCTAGCGTATGACGAAACAAAAACCTTCTTGGGCCTGCAAAGAAAACAATTCTCTGTAGGAATCAGTGCACATAAGATTTACGAGGCAAAATTAGtagataatttaacataaaagtTATGTCTAGACCAGTCAAGAGATCCATTAATCAAGAAGAGATGCGAGGAGCTAGACATTATCTGAACAATGCAATTACATGCAAGTGCTTGGAAGGTTCAATTCACAATTTATGACCCAATAATCAGCAAACTAGACAGCTGATTATATTTCATCTTAAATCCTTaactttagaaaatataaacgtGATGGGGAGAAGGGGAAAAACGttccaaaacaaataaaaacgtCTTTTAGTGTAACATCATCTGATCAAGATGGTGTCAGGCATATCAATCACCTAACTAGAACTCAAagtattttttgataagtcgaACTCATAAAGTATTATGTCCTGCACATCATATAAAACTTAAATATCCAGCATGCACAAACACGAAGACGACGGTTATCTTCATAATGGATAGCACATGATCAGCATGTCTCAagttggtgttttttttttttttttttttttttaatttcggggaacctctccaaggcagggccatTCGGACCCACCCCTACAGAGTAAATCTCAGTCCCGTACAccgcaccctcggaagtttTCCTACATGGAATTGGTTAAATCGCTAGCTTTTCACCAGGGGGTTTGGCCCCAAAGGATTGTTTGCATCCATGAGATGTTGAATCTTGGACCTTAAAGGGATgatacctcaagaccaaggcctccaccacttgggccaaccccttggggttatcTATCAAGTATAAGGCCAGAATGATTGAATAAGAAGAATGATAATTCATTCTTTTACATTTTATAAACCCACTTCTTTTTTTGACAGATGCTAGTCATTGTGATATCTTGCTGCTAACAAGTGCATGCTGGCAACCTGTTTTGGGCAGCCCGACAAGCATCAAAGACACCAAGATTTCTGCTCCCCGATGGAACTAATAGGCTGTTCACCAAAGACAAATGTGCCTTTAAGGTATTCAACCCATCCCTTTTGACAGAACTAGCTCTAATCAAATTATTAGATTAATCTTTTGCTCAAGGGTAAGTAACGCCCCCTCATTCCAAAAATCCTTCCACAGCAACTCAGGGACGTAATATGGCCCTGGGTCCCCTAACTTATCAATATTCACTGAAATAGATAGAGGTCCCCTAACTTATCAATATTCACTGAAATAGATAGAATAGCTAAATTTTGATAATCCATAACCAATTTCCAATTgacacaaaataaattaaagcatCTCTCCAATAGAACAAGGCTTCCACGGAGGCTTCTGCCCCATTGTCGGTCTCCTGGGTAAAAAGCCCTTATGCTGCAtatggattttctttttaaatgtaAGGATTATTTTCCATTTCACATGATATCCCACGATTGGAGACACCATTTACGATGGAATATTAACAGCTTAAATTACGTGGGAAAACTCATTTGTAGAATGTCTCAGGTGATCATACAATTTCTCTCCCTTTGAACCCAAACAGGGGATTTAAGTAGTGGTACCCTACATCCCCATATAAGTCATTATCCCTCCCTTAACCCCTCTCTGATTTACTGGAGTACCGTCCTTTGATATGGAAAATAGCATACGGCCATTGTGCAAGTATGAGCTAAGCTTTTAGCAAATCCTTTTTATGCGAAATGAATACCtggcaaaagaagaaaagcagcGGTTGCTGCAACCCCGACAGCCGCACCTGGATGTTCCCTCGCCCTCTTCAACTCATCTGAAAGGCATGCAACTAAATCCTTTTTGTTAATGCAAAAGAAACACATCTTTCctacaaattcaaaataaaaattattacgAGGATCGATTGACCTTTGATTTTGATGAAGAAAGCGTCCTCATAGCTTCTACACCGGGACAACGCACGCGGTACGAAATCCTGTAAGGTGCGAAGATGGTCGGAAGAGTTCTGCTGGAGAGAACGAGTCGATTCGATCACACTATGTTGCAGATCCTCCGCCATTGACGCTattgatgataatgatgatgccTGCGATTCTTGCTTTTCCTTTTGCTGCTCCATTGCCGCTTCTTCAGCCCCCGACGACGCCGTCTCCGCCATTTTTTCTTCCCCGAAGCAGGTCGTACCGGTctctttgtttatttcttttcttttgcgtGCTTGCCTTGTTTCTTTTCTCATATTCGGTGGGCCGCTCCATCTTGGATATGGGCCGTCTATGAGCCCGCCTATGcagagattattattattactttaaaTAAAGATTATTGTCAATATTttacaaagttttcttttaaatctttGCATTTCATCTAATTTAGGCCTAGCTTGTTTCgtcctaaaatattttattgtcaGTAAATATTTTCAGCTTAAAAATATCTAATAAAccttgttattttttgttgtttgtgtgtgcaaccttaaaaataattttcgaCAATTGGCTCGTATGAAAAATCGCctaatatttcttatatttttatataatttgagaAGCTACGAGGACGAGAGTGACATTGAAGAGGAGCTATGaaaaaagagagtgagagaataAAAGGTCTTTGGAGGTGAGATTGAGATTTAGTGCAATTATCTTCTCATATTACTTGAAATTTGGGTAGACAATTGTGAAATGACACCTCATGAAGCTTGTCTGTTCAGGCAGGCGCTTGGGTAGCCCAATACCTACTCGGGCAGGCATGTTTTGCGAAGGGCCTTTTCACAATTGGCTACTCAAAGGTGTGAGAGAATGGCAAAAATTAGTTAACCTAAATAAGAAGTGTAAAAGTAGAGAAATGATAGAggtactaaatcttttactaacataagattaataatatttttaactttataaaatgctcaaaaataagaaataaaaattcaaaaaatatttatacgcCAAAACAAATAgaccttgaaaaaaaaaaacctttttcctTATCTTAATTATAGTTTCTGAGTGAAGGTTTTCAATCCTAAAATACGCTTAACAGTAACAGTATTTGGTTTTCATAACTATTACAATTGTAGGCTTGTAGCacgttaaagaaaaaaagaaaattaagtacCAAATCTCGTGCATCACGTGTCAGTGCACGAACGGTGGTGGTAGAGGGAGACTAGGAGTAGGTACACTGCACACATACAGTCTCTGAGCTCTCTGAGCAAGCAAAGAATAGACACAAAGGATATGCTTTATTCAACCCAAGCGTTACACCTAATGGTCAATGTAAATtcatttatcctttttttttttttttctttctttttttggcctttctttttAAGTCTTAATTTTATATACATTACTTAGATTACTAGCTAGTATAATGTGGCTAATACGGAAACAACAATCAGACACTaacaataattataaatatattttttttaaaaaaaaaaaaatcaaaaaaaattgggttaaattaaaaaatatatataaaataatacgacgaatttaataaattaaattaaaaaaaaaaaaatttgtaagaacAAATTTGTATTAACTCCTAATtacagggaaaagaaaaagggaaagttAGTTCGAGAGGAACAACGAAAAGGAGAACGGAGGCAGCGGCTTTTTTTCGGTTTCCGTCATTCGCTATGCGCCCATGCCTCCATGTATGCTGTTAGTGCCTCCATCTAAGCAAAACTgttaattaaccaaaaaagcATTTATGCCTCCATGTATGCTGTTAGTGCCGTAGTAATTATCTTCTTCTGGTGGCAGAGGCCAGAGACAGAGTATCCAtgtctgcttcttcttcttcttcaatttggTCCCGCCAAAACCAACAGTTTCAGATTCATTTGAAATGCAAATTCCCTTGTTTAAGTAGTCATTTCATTTAGggttcagaaaaaaaaaaacaaagaagggaAGAAAATAGGGATTCGAAGGGGTTGGGGAAGGGGTTTGGGGGGGGGGGCATATGATGCTTTGTTCATCATTGAGGGATCGAATACAGCCATGGCTTCGCGATTACGATAGCCTTCAATCTTTCGCCGTCATCCTCATCTACATTCAGGTTactatttcttctctttttctattacatttcattttccaaataaaaaacttcaattAATTAGggctctttttttaaaaaaaaaaaaaaaaaaaaaaatcaaacaaataaaacagaTTGGTAGCGCGTTGATTGGATCACTGGGCGCATTGTACAACGGAGTGTTGCTGATAAATCTGTCCATCGCGTTGTTCGCTCTGGTAGCCATAGAGAGCAGCAGTCAAAGCCTTGGGCGTACCTATGCGGTTCTCCTCTTCTGCGCTATCTTCCTCGATATCTTCTGGTTCATCCTCTTCACTCACGACATTTGGTCAGTCTCCCCTccccctttttatcttttattatttcttttcaaataaaagcGTATTTGTTTGAATAAGTCTTCTAGCTGTGACGCCAGAACAActaattatttgatttcaaCTCTTTAACCCCTCACTCATTCCTTCTTATGCGCTGCTTTATTTATTCATAATGCAACAAATGTTTGGCGAACAATGTTTAAAGCAGTAATTAAACGAgcaaattcatcatttcctCTCGgctttaagtttttgagataacaAGTTATACGAGCAGATTTTCTAAGCTTGCtctcatttaaataaaatagttcgCGTGTTGTTTGGTCCTGCACGTAAAatgagtgttaaagtatttaattaaactatcaaatttatcattttctattagcttaTGCTTTTGGGATAAGCGGAGATTTAACAAACAAGGACTCTAATAAGTGGTACAAGAATTTGTACAGATTGCTGCAGCATATGGTTGTGTTCTCTACAACTTCACATTTCGAAAAAATGGAATCTGGTTGTGAAATAATTTTCCAATATGAACTTGTATTGGCTCATGTGGCAATGCCATATTCTGTGTGTACATGAAACGTATTTGTGTGCATGTGTTTGTTAATTCTAATATCTTATCTAGCGAAAATTTTGTCTCTGCAGGAACATTTCTACTGTTTATTATGGACAATTCATTATATTTTCAGTGAGACTCACTCTGGCAATGCAAATCATTGGGTTTACTGTGAGGTTGTCATCCTCATTGTTATGGATTCAGATTTACAGGTTGGGGGTTTCGAATGTTGACACTACAGTTTCTCAAGAAGCAGATTTTGATTTAAGAAGTAGTTTTCTGAGTCCTGCAACTCCTGCTGTAGTCAGGCAATCCTCAGAGTCCGATGACATTTTAGGAGGATCTATCTATGACCCTGCTTACTACTCATCTCTCTTTGATGGTCAAGATAGTAGACGTTCGTGTGGGGTATGGTATTCTCACTTATTTGCAATAGAACACCTATTTGACTTTCTTTGGGTGAACTTTCATCTGTTTGTTCCCaaaaaatttggtaaaatttttatttcatctttatcctctgtgtgtgtgtatttataTATGATGAGACTTTTTGTTAACAAGTTGTAAATATGAGATTTGGACACTGAGATTTGTGATAGATCGGTTATGTGGTATCTGACCTAGGAGTTGATCAATAACTTTAGTTATCCAAAAAACGTTGATCAATAACTTGGCTGATGACTTGCGAATTTACAAGAAATGAACAACAGAATAGGGTAGAACTATGAAACAACtaataacaaaaaagtaaaGTGACCTGATATAAATTCTTTTGATTACACAAGCTACCCTTGACCTATATGAGTATGCATTTTAATATCTTTTACTTAGTTTAGAAGGTGTTTTAGGAGAGTCTCTAATTCATTTAGGATTTTATAATTTCTATTGGTTAGACTTTGTCATCTTTGGGATGATCTGAGAGTGACTCATGAAATTTGTTCTTTACTATTCAAGCGAAGATTCTGAAATTCCTCATCGAGTAATAACATAAGGCAAGGACACCGACACTACCACCTTCCCGCGTGACTTGGATTATTTATCCTTGTTACGTGACTGAACATTTTTATATGAACCGCCTTGgttttgttcattttgattGCTGATGGTGAGATGTCAGCAAGATTGTCTGTGATTCTCTCATAACCTTTTTAGTGAAACGTATGGTAATTTACCCACCAACACATTTATTCCAATTGCTTGGGAGCGAATGTTATCTAGTGTGTTACCTAGGCCTCTTTTATTCACCTTTGAAGTAATGGGTCAGAGTTGATCAACTCGTCTTTGGCAGTGCTCTTGGGGAAAAAGATGATTAAACTCTGTTTATACCTCTATAAAGGTTGTAAGCTGTTCTTTTCTCTTACACGTGAGTTAGCCTTTTTCAgtcatttgttttttcctctAGTTGAGTGTTGGAGGGATGCTGCCATTATCCTAGCTATGAATCTGTTCATAGACTCTATCTCTATTGTATAATAGACTAATATCTTATAGATTGAGTGTTTGTATGCAAAGCTATCTTCTACTATGATGTAAATGATTGAAGCTGCTATCGCGATTTTGGACTTGTGTTGTTTCCTTTGATAATAAGACGACCCAAATTTAATTGGGATAGAGatttagttgagttgagttgagtggTGATGTTTCATATGTTCGGATTCTTCCAACCTCTATGATCTCATTTCTTATTTATATGAAGATATTAGTGGTTATTTATCATTTTGCATCTCTTTGTGCTATCTGTTTGTAGGGTCAAAATCAGGGTAATGGTGACAAGGGATCTACTTCTGCTGCCGAAGCTTCTCAGTTGAAGCCATCTGTAGGCAGATCATTTCAGGCTATAGATGTAAGTACTTGTTActccatttttcttaattttgctCATATGGGTTGGTTACTCATTTAGccagaaaaatatgaaaattttcaatttcaagaatcagtgattttttttttttttttaaaaaaaaaaaaaatttccattctTCTTCCAAATTGTAAGTAAATAAGAAGCAAATAAAAAGTGCCAAGTAGAGTAGTTTGATCTGGCCATGAGCAGAATGGGCACACTCACATGGCAATAAAATAACTATGTATCTGTACGCATTTTCTGTAGTGGTAGTCTCTCTTTCAGATAACATGAATTTCCCACTCCCAGAATTTGACTCTGCATGAGTGGTCCTCAATTTTAGCTACAACTATATGCTGTTCCCATGGACTTTTTCTATGTTACTAAATAGAAAGTCATTTTGGGCCTTCAGGGTTGACAGGTTTATTCAGTCAGTTGCTTTGCGTTCCTGATGCTGCTTTCCTGCTCCAACTAACTAGAAAATTGGTTGTTCTTCTTGCTTTTGTTTTAGTAAATTTGAGTAGCATgcttttttctgttctttttttatattcctttttttccccctctcttTGAACTCTTTCCTCGAGGTTATTTTTCACCCACTAAGCCACAGTGCTAGTAGGTTATAGGCTTATTTTCTGCTCTTTGATACCTCTTCAAATGTATGCTATTAAAATTATCTGGTTCGGAACTTATGGATTATTTACAAGATTGGTCCATGCGTCTTAGCATACTATATTTCATGTTGGTTGAGTGATTGCAGTTGAGTTGAGTATGTGATTGCTGTTGATATTTACAAAAAGTTGGACAtcgttttgttattattattattaaccttataattagtttttgtttttgttttgttttgttttgttttttttttttttttgagtcacGTAGAATGCCaatttgcaattttgtttttaacttgtATATTCCTTGCAGGAGGAGGTTGGAGCAAGCCAGCCTCAAACAATTTGAACTTAAGTGTGGTAtccatgaaatttttttctcctcGGTATCCACTCCATAATTATTGTTCTGAGGTTTCTTTTCATTAGTAAATGCGGCCAGACTGTATCGGAGTAGGTTTTGTACAGTTACaatttttagccatttttttttttccgaggGTAAAAGCGCTGCTTATCAAAGTTAAAGGAGACCTATTTCCCTTTATCTGTAGGGAGTGTGACAGTGTCAAAAGGTTTTGCCATTTGAGAGCCGTATTTGAATTATGCTATCCTGGCTAGGCCTGTCTAGTGCATATGGGTGTATTCTCCTGGAAACGTTACAGCTGCAGCTAGGCAATCCAGTTTTGGCTCGTACTGAATTCTGATTTCCATGGTGGTGGATCTAGGCTAGCGCCACCAATGTTGTCGTGTTCAGCTACcctaaggctttgtttggtaaatgagtTGGGGTTTCCTTCGTTACTATTTAttaccatttttcaaaaaaattaatatcaaaatattctaacttttttactttttatatcacatcaacatcaaaacattttaacatttttactttttatatcacatcattcactttttattattattcaaataaaaaaattattacagaacaaaaatttttcacttttttcataaccatttttttacttttttatactaattttttttttttttttaacatcaatctacatcaactataGTGTCTAGGCTAACCTATTTACCAAATGCCACCTTAATTGCATGTTGTTCCCCAAGTCAGATTGGCAAAAGCCTTTCAGATCCTAGTGGCTTACTtctttcacttcattttttggtgggtttgaCAGCCCGTTCAAATGTCATGATTCATGAAATATAGCTGCAATATTTTCAAAGTGGATGAATATATTCcatgtattgttgttttttcaTTCTAATCATGCTTTTACTACAATTACCAGGATGTAATCATAAATTATGTAGGTTATATTAACAATTGCAATTTCACGAGTCTCTCTTGAATTCTCTCTGTCTATGATTTCTTTCACTTCCCTCTATTTTCCTAACAAGCAAGCAGAgaacaaaaccaagaaaatcaaaccaaactcaTGTACAATTAGATGACTTGGCAGTTAATATAATagctgatttttactgtcacaccAACCAATTGTATGACAGGTACAAGTGATGATCTAAAGTGTTGGTTTCCATCATTTTTTGGTGATTCTATCCACTTATCACACTGATGAAACCGTGTAAATTTTAGTATTCTTGTACGTTATTGTTTTGTCCTATGTATTAATAATTGTGATCCTTTTGCACAAGAAGCAGCAAATTGCATGGGCAGCGGgaagtttttaatttatttgtcaacGTCGGAGCTAATACCAACGCGCCGAACAGCATATCTAATAGCTATGTTTATGTATATACCTGGTTGTTATTGTACGGTAGTGGTCCCCTTGGGTTCCATTAGGCATTTAGGCTGATCGAGAAGATGCGTATTTGAAACATTCAAGGTTTttactacttcttcttcttattattatttaatatttatggaCAAAGTAGGTGGGGAATGAGTGGTAGAAAGGTCATGTAGGAGGATGGTTTAAGGCAGAGTATAATACGTTGTAAATGGGATTTAcgagtagaaaaaaaaaaaaaaaaaaaaagagagaagaaggacAAAAAGTAGTgcaaataaaagtaaaagtaatcaCATGTTTGGGGGAAGAAGCTGAGGTTGTCACCTCAGAATCATTACCGTTGGCATCTCTTCTATTTTGGACTCAAAAATTATAACATCCTTAAACTTATTCATC from Corylus avellana chromosome ca10, CavTom2PMs-1.0 includes:
- the LOC132164774 gene encoding RGS1-HXK1-interacting protein 1 isoform X1, with protein sequence MAETASSGAEEAAMEQQKEKQESQASSLSSIASMAEDLQHSVIESTRSLQQNSSDHLRTLQDFVPRALSRCRSYEDAFFIKIKVACLSDELKRAREHPGAAVGVAATAAFLLLPGPRRFLFRHTLGRLQSEEAQFVRAEKNVKELNLSVDLMKKESKKLLERAALAEKDLNYGHTELMKAGSEIQDLAKSVYEVEAQAAEMMDGLREYPGREALKLRAEVASMASLVKQRRDKLNKQIMKISELGVPV
- the LOC132164774 gene encoding RGS1-HXK1-interacting protein 1 isoform X2 encodes the protein MAETASSGAEEAAMEQQKEKQESQASSLSSIASMAEDLQHSVIESTRSLQQNSSDHLRTLQDFVPRALSRCRSYEDAFFIKIKDELKRAREHPGAAVGVAATAAFLLLPGPRRFLFRHTLGRLQSEEAQFVRAEKNVKELNLSVDLMKKESKKLLERAALAEKDLNYGHTELMKAGSEIQDLAKSVYEVEAQAAEMMDGLREYPGREALKLRAEVASMASLVKQRRDKLNKQIMKISELGVPV
- the LOC132162745 gene encoding uncharacterized protein LOC132162745 isoform X1, producing the protein MMLCSSLRDRIQPWLRDYDSLQSFAVILIYIQIGSALIGSLGALYNGVLLINLSIALFALVAIESSSQSLGRTYAVLLFCAIFLDIFWFILFTHDIWNISTVYYGQFIIFSVRLTLAMQIIGFTVRLSSSLLWIQIYRLGVSNVDTTVSQEADFDLRSSFLSPATPAVVRQSSESDDILGGSIYDPAYYSSLFDGQDSRRSCGGQNQGNGDKGSTSAAEASQLKPSVGRSFQAIDEEVGASQPQTI
- the LOC132162745 gene encoding uncharacterized protein LOC132162745 isoform X2, with translation MMLCSSLRDRIQPWLRDYDSLQSFAVILIYIQIGSALIGSLGALYNGVLLINLSIALFALVAIESSSQSLGRTYAVLLFCAIFLDIFWFILFTHDIWNISTVYYGQFIIFSVRLTLAMQIIGFTVRLSSSLLWIQIYRLGVSNVDTTVSQEADFDLRSSFLSPATPAVVRQSSESDDILGGSIYDPAYYSSLFDGQDSRRSCGGQNQGNGDKGSTSAAEASQLKPSVGRSFQAIDG